One genomic segment of Paenibacillus durus includes these proteins:
- a CDS encoding response regulator, with amino-acid sequence MLITDDEWLIREGLKQTIDWQALECEIVAEASNGEQSLQAVKEYKPDILLTDIRMPSMNGMQLAEEAQRVHPDIRIIFLTGFDDFTYAQQAVKLKAADYVLKPTNPDELLEVIEKVCGEIKASRENETVKQELREWVAAGYTLVLEKLLHDQLLGISDPKSVKMLTEIIDNHRLSNEGFRIALIQYEDHTYWHEKLKDELHDRLWDILMGPPVTLGGNRAALMIGADSGDHSKQLWSRIQEISGKSQLAIGLSLPHRSFDSMGQAHREAVAALHFKRPGSGQKSGVLEFGDIERWGEQPVTPDAAHFKQVEAFIQTRYAEDLSLQQLASQFHVSEAHFSRLFRKATGTTFIDYVTQVRMEKAMELLSSPDSRIYEVSLAVGYQDSRYFSQLFRKATGKTPTEFRREREFM; translated from the coding sequence GTGTTGATTACGGATGATGAATGGCTCATAAGGGAGGGACTGAAGCAGACGATTGACTGGCAAGCTCTCGAATGTGAAATTGTGGCCGAGGCTTCGAACGGAGAGCAATCGCTGCAAGCGGTCAAGGAGTATAAACCGGATATATTACTCACTGATATTCGGATGCCGAGTATGAATGGAATGCAGCTTGCGGAAGAAGCACAGCGGGTTCACCCTGATATTCGCATCATTTTTTTAACGGGATTTGATGACTTTACCTATGCGCAGCAGGCAGTGAAGCTTAAGGCGGCTGATTATGTATTAAAGCCTACCAATCCGGACGAGTTATTGGAGGTCATAGAGAAAGTCTGTGGAGAAATCAAGGCTAGCAGGGAAAATGAAACGGTCAAACAGGAGCTCAGAGAATGGGTGGCGGCAGGGTATACCCTTGTGCTGGAGAAGCTTCTTCATGACCAATTATTAGGGATTTCCGATCCTAAATCCGTGAAGATGTTGACAGAGATTATCGATAATCATCGGCTTAGCAATGAAGGATTTCGCATTGCCCTGATTCAGTATGAGGACCATACCTACTGGCACGAGAAGCTGAAGGATGAACTGCATGACCGGTTATGGGATATACTCATGGGACCTCCTGTGACGCTGGGCGGGAACCGTGCAGCGTTAATGATCGGGGCTGATTCGGGAGATCATAGTAAGCAGCTCTGGAGCCGGATTCAAGAGATTTCAGGTAAAAGTCAACTGGCTATTGGGCTAAGCTTGCCGCATCGAAGCTTCGACAGCATGGGTCAGGCTCACCGCGAAGCGGTCGCCGCGCTCCATTTCAAGCGCCCGGGTTCGGGGCAGAAGAGCGGAGTACTTGAGTTCGGCGATATTGAGCGCTGGGGAGAGCAGCCCGTAACTCCTGATGCCGCCCATTTCAAACAGGTGGAGGCTTTCATTCAGACACGCTATGCGGAAGATCTATCCTTGCAGCAGCTCGCTTCCCAGTTTCATGTGAGTGAGGCTCATTTCAGCAGACTGTTCCGAAAAGCTACGGGAACTACCTTTATTGATTATGTGACACAGGTGAGAATGGAAAAGGCGATGGAACTGCTAAGTTCCCCCGATTCGCGGATATACGAAGTAT